CCTTTTAGGTGGCAGTGAAGCCCACATACCCCCCACCACTCACCTAATCTCTGcctatcccccccccccgcagggCTCTCCCTACGACCACACTCCTGGTATGGCGGGTTCCTTGGGGTATCACCCTTACGCGGCGCCTCTGGGCTCCTACCCTTACGGGGACCCCGCGTACCGGAAGAACGCCACTCGGGACGCCACCGCCACGCTCAAGGCCTGGCTCAACGAGCACCGCAAGAACCCGTACCCCACCAAGGGCGAGAAGATCATGCTGGCCATCATCACCAAGATGACCCTCACCCAGGTGTCCACCTGGTTCGCCAACGCCCGCCGGCGCCTCAAGAAGGAGAACAAGATGACGTGGACGCCACGGAACCGCagcgaggacgaggaggaggaggagaacattgATCTGGAGAAGAATGACGAGGACGAGCCCCAGAAGCCCGAGGACAAGAGCGACCTCGAGGGCCCCGAAGCAGGTTGGTGGATACGGGAAAGGGTGTGTTGAGCGGGACTTTAAAGGCAAAGGGGGCCTGGAGGGGGCGCGCACGGGTCCCTGCTTCTGCAGGCAGGAACCGGGGCCCCGCCGCGTGGCCTCCACGCCTCTGACAGCCTGGGTTTCACCCACAGGAGGAGCAGAACAGAAGGTTGCTGCGGGCTGCGAAAGGCTGCAGGGGCCGCCCAGCCCCGCCGGCAAGGAGACGGAAGGCAGCCTCAGCGACTCGGATTTTAAGGAGTCGCCCTCCGAGGGCCGCCACGATGAGCTGCCCAGGCCCCCGCGTGCAGGCGGGCAGTCCCCAGCCGGGCCCGCAACCGCGCGTCTGGCGGAGGACGCTGGTCCTCACTACCCCGCGGGTGCGCCGGCGCCTGGCCTGCACCCATCGGCCGGAGAGCTGCCCCCTGGCTCGGGCGGGCCCTCAGTCATCCACTCGCCACCTCCACCTCCGCCGCCACCTCCGGCCGTGCTCGCCAAGCCCAAACTGTGGTCTCTGGCAGAGATAGCCACTTCCTCGGACAAGGTCAAGGACGGGAGCGGAGGGAGCGAGGGCTCTCCGTGCCCACCGTGCCCCGGGCCCGTGGGCGGGCAAACCCTTGGAGGCAGCCGCGCGTCTCCTGCCCCAGCGCCCGCGCGCTCGCCCTCGGCGCAGTGTCCCTTCCCGGGCGGGACGGTACTGTCCCGGCCGCTCTACTACACCGCGCCCTTCTATCCTGGCTACACGAACTATGGCTCCTTCGGACACCTTCACGGCCACCCAGGGCCAGGCCCAGGCCCCACAGCGGGTCCTGGCTCTCATTTCAATGGATTAAACCAGACGGTGTTGAATCGAGCGGACGTTTTGGCTAAAGACCCGAAAATGTTGCGAAGCCAGTCTCAGCTAGACCTGTGCAAAGACACTCCCTATGAATTGAAGAAAGGTATGTCCGACATTTAACTCGGGTGCGGTACTCCCGGACTTTCCTAATTTATTAAAACCATGGCCTTGGCAGTTATTTTTCCATCaccgagagagaaagagaaagaaaaaaataaactaccCCTCTTATTCAGAAGTTTATAGTTTATGGAGGTGGATGACATAAAAATGTATACATCTCCACACTcgaaaaaaattgttttagccaactgaaaagaaaaaaaaacttaagaggATTTGTATTAAAtcttattctgtatatttaatgtagcatttttgtatttaaattgATAATTCAGTATCTTTGAAGTAAATTATGAAATCAACACACCTGTACAGGCATTTAATGttttttgtaatataaatatatacatttgtgtTCCCCCAAACTGtttcatagtttaaaaatacaagtttaatttaattttttacacCTATTGATTTTTTCTGGGTATGAGCTAAAGTATtattacagaaagaaaacaggttatactcttagattttaaaaagtaaaagaaactgCAGTGGTCTTTgtaaaatgcaaaatatttaattaaaggaGATTTTAACATAATCAGAGCCACTCATTACTTCTCAGAAGCCTCAATAAATTGTCAATTGCCTTGGTCAAAAGGTGCAACTGTAACTTTTTTCAAAGTGGAGAATGAAAGGTGTTGTCCGCAGACTCTCAGTGTGCCTGGGGAAACCGTGGTGAGGCCACAAACCCGGGGAAGCGGCCCAGTCTGGGAACGCAGATTTGGATCTCCGTAGCGGGCTGCTTGAGGGGGAGTGGGTCCTCGAGGAGGAGTGAGAAGAGAGACCCAAGTGTGCGCCAGAAGGGAGAAAAGATGGCAAACCAAGGCAGAGACGCGCACCTCTCGAGAGCCATCGCTTAACCTAATTACTTCCAATCAGTGTCGTGTTTTATGCAAAGCAATCAGCTGGTGAACTTTGCTAATGAGTTCGATTTTATGCCGGATTTAGCCCTTATTACTATTTCAAAGGTGCTGTTAGCTAATGCAGGCAAGGAGCGTTAGGGAATGCCAAATGGGAAGGCTTCCCCAAGTCACAGTCTCCTCTACCCCTTCAAAATTGGGCATTGATCTCTTCTTTGGATTTGATTAAATCAGTGACTGTTCCATCCGCGACCGTGAGGGTGGCCTGCGGCCTTGTGGATGTAGGCGCGGCCTCCCGGCAGGGACCACAAACCCACAACTCGACGGTTCCCCCCTTTCACAGGTAGGTGTCACACTTGTCCTGAGTTTCGAGCCTGCTTTTTGCAGCGTCTGAGATGGGAGCATGGGCCGAAGAGGGGTGGGAGGCGGAGGGAGCATCGCAGTCACCAGCGGCAGTGAACAGAGCCCCAAAGGGAGTCGGAGGCCCCTCCCCCCATGGGCTCCTTTTTGGATAAGTGGCTTCAAAAGCTCCAGGCCATTTGCGTAGATAAAGAGGCCATTGTGGACTTGATGAGGCTTGTCATCGCTTTAGCACTTTTCCCAGCTCAGATTGCTACAAAAGTGTTTTTGAGGGTTTATTTTTCTCGTTTTAGTCCGCTTTATTTCAGCTCAGTGAAAACTTGTGATTCATCTCGGTACCAAATGAGCAAGGGACAGCACCCCAGcgccaccacccaccaccccgGGGTTCTGTCTTAGTTACCCTGTTTGAGTCTCCATTTTGCACCTGAGATGTGGAGTCGCCAACCTTTTTACTTCATGGAAATTTTTCTGTGGCGTTGGGGACGCGGGACTGGGATTGGGGGAAGGCTACGTTATAGCGAAAACATACCTCAGCGAGGGGAATTAATCTGATTGAGTGTAGGGATAGGACGTGTTTGCACACAACGGCAGCATAATTAGACTAAAGCAGAACAGACATATTTGCATTTCTCCTCCATTACTTTTGCTTACTCGGGTTTTAAAAGCACACCCCAAACTTTCACCCTGTTGTAGcttttactagtttttttttcccccctcctaAACCTGCAACAGGACTCATTTCGCTTATCCGAATTGAAACAAGTTTGAAAGCTGCATTAGCCAGAGGCTTTAAGGAGcagtgatgaaaaaaaaaaaatcgaagtttaaaatagaaaattttcacAGGGAAAATGGTTATAAAGCTAGTGGTGTGAAC
This sequence is a window from Peromyscus eremicus chromosome 5, PerEre_H2_v1, whole genome shotgun sequence. Protein-coding genes within it:
- the Irx5 gene encoding iroquois-class homeodomain protein IRX-5 is translated as MSYPQGYLYQPSASLALYSCPAYSTSVISGPRTDELGRSSSGSAFSPYAGSTAFTAPSPGYNSHLQYGADPAAAAAAAFSYVGSPYDHTPGMAGSLGYHPYAAPLGSYPYGDPAYRKNATRDATATLKAWLNEHRKNPYPTKGEKIMLAIITKMTLTQVSTWFANARRRLKKENKMTWTPRNRSEDEEEEENIDLEKNDEDEPQKPEDKSDLEGPEAGGAEQKVAAGCERLQGPPSPAGKETEGSLSDSDFKESPSEGRHDELPRPPRAGGQSPAGPATARLAEDAGPHYPAGAPAPGLHPSAGELPPGSGGPSVIHSPPPPPPPPPAVLAKPKLWSLAEIATSSDKVKDGSGGSEGSPCPPCPGPVGGQTLGGSRASPAPAPARSPSAQCPFPGGTVLSRPLYYTAPFYPGYTNYGSFGHLHGHPGPGPGPTAGPGSHFNGLNQTVLNRADVLAKDPKMLRSQSQLDLCKDTPYELKKGMSDI